The sequence AGGAGAATCCCCCTACGATACAGAGCTAGCTGTACAAGCATTTTTTCGCTTTTGCTGTCAGTAGGATCTAGCCAGCTGATTAGCCAGCGGATATGTATGATACACAGATACACAGCAAAGTCTTCGCCTCGTAACCGGCGCTTGAGATCCCATATGTACACGTCCTTACCATTTCTTTTGTGTGCTATAGGACTCGATCATGGTGAGTGAGGTTCCTTAGCTACCTCCGGCCGCCGGTTGCCTATATAAACGCTGCCGCGTACGGCAGGCATGTCACACAACGTACGGTACGGCACGGGGAAAAACCAGCACCGGCAGCCACCTACCTAGCTAGCTTCGATTAGGTAGCCGAGTTTGCCATTGGCTAGCGGAGCGACAGATACTTAGTAGATCGTACCGGCGCCGGCGGCGAGAAGATGGCCGGCGGTGGGGCGAAGGTGGCGTCGCACGGCGCGTTCCAGGGGGAGAACCCCCTGGACTACGCGCTGCCGCTCATCATCCTGCAGATCTGCCTCGTCATCGTCGTCACCAGGGGCCTCGCCTACCTCCTCCGCCCGCTCCGCCAGCCCCGGGTCATCGCCGAGATCATCGTACGTACAACTTACTCCCTCCCCTCGTTCAGCAAAACCCTAACGAACGCCGCATGCATCGCCTGCCCAGTATGTAGGAGTTGTACTATTATTGTATACGCATTTCGTTGGTACTTCTGTTGCTCTTTTGCATTTGCAAATGAAATATACAAGAGCGTGTATGTGTGCATGAGTGACGAAAGCAAGATCTCTTCTCTAGGAGCATCTCCAACAAGTCCACCAATATAATTTACAAAATGTTTGCAGGTGAGGTGTTTTAGCAGGTCTTGTAAACATCTTTCCCTAGAACcagttttttcttttctatttgtcTTTCAAAAAATATACAAATAGGGTTGTGGCGCTGCGGCGGCGGGTAGCAGACGACGGTGGGCAGGCTGGCGGCAGCGGTGGCAGTGGtgggggtggtggcggcggtgcgGTGGTCCATGGCGGTGTGCGGGCGGTCGTTGGCAGTCAGCGGTGGTTGGCGGCATCGGACGGTGGTTTTTGGTGGCGGCGTGACTGTCATGACAGTGGCGTGCTGACATGGCAATTTTAGGAGAAGGTTTATGGGAAATGCCATCTCCCTCTAGATGGAGGCCGAGGGGGAGTTAGGCTGATTATACCAGGGTTgtctaatttttatttttattttgcttttatggAAACTGTTGAAGCATTTTTTTAGCCCACTTTTTATAAACCAGAAAACTTTTACGCCAAAGGGAAACTGTCCGAGATGCTCTAagggtgtgtgcgcgcgcgcgcatctTTCTTTAAAAAGAATAGAAATTTTTAGAGAAAAGTCTatagcccgactttataaataaagccacacgGTAGCGTCACAAACCCGAACAAGAAAGAGGCCAACCAGCGCAACATCGCAGTACAGGACAAGTAGCAAATAGTTTGGAACCAGAAACGAAGAGAGGATACAGGCAGCCTGCCATACACGGCGCGCAGGCCGGAAGATAGAAGAAATAACCAAACTCCGCAAACTGCGCCACACAGATTAGACGACGGGATCCAGCCCGGAGATGTGGGATGCCGAAGCCCAAATTTTGACGATGAGCAAGTCCAGGGCATTCCGATCTTcatccttagtcaatgatctccactgctgcaatagTATAGATGATTTGAAAAGAACGTCAGCAGGCTTAGACGGGAAGATAtgctcaatagtaaatttgttcctTATAGTCCAAAGAGCCCAGCATAAGGCTCCCAGGCCGACCCAGAACACCCTCTTGGTAACCCCAACCAAAACTTTGGCTAGGTTTCGAAGATCGGAGAATGAGGAAGGGTTCCAAGAAACCTGTAACCAAGATCTGACACAACTCCAAACCAACTTAGCCAGCACGCAATTGAAAAAAATGTGATCCGAGTTCTCCAAGTCCCCACAAAGATGACAAAATTCCGAGCCTGGCCCATTGCGCTTTTTTATCTGATCAGCCGCCGGGAGGCGGCCACGAAAGGCTTGCCAAAGAAAGATTTTAATTTTAGGAGGAACTTTAGACTTTCAGACACAAAAAAATCTGCTCGAAGGTCGCTGTGCGGTTTTGGCAGAGCATGCATGGCTCTATCAAACAggttcaaaaatactagaggtatggacatttgaaaaaaaaaataccaGAGAGAAATATAGATCTTTATATATGGAAGAAAAGTGAAAAGAATATTTTTGAATCTCACCGTACTCAAGTTTGCATATTTGCGTACAGCTATAGGTTTCAAATGTTTTTAACAAGCAATTGCATCTTTGACTCTCTCTTTAACTCGCGGCACGTTATATAATCTTTTCATTGATTGACCATCCAATTTTTGACTTGTGGACTGACGAAGATTGCGTGCGGATGACGTATGCAGGGCGGGATCCTGCTCGGGCCGTCGGCGCTCGGCCGGAGCACCACGTTCCTGGACGCCGTGTTCCCGGCGCGCAGCATGGTGGTGCTGGACACGCTGGCCAACCTggggctcctcttcttcctcttcctcgtcggcctCGAGCTCGACCTCAACGCCATCCGCCGCACCGGCAAGAAGGCGCTCACCATCTCCCTCTCCGGCATCGCCGTCCCCTTCGCCATCGGCATCGGCACCTCCTTCGCCTTCCGCGCCACCCTCCCCGGCCTCCAGGACACCCCCAAGGCGCCGTTCCTCGTCTTCATGGGCGTCGCGCTCTCCATCACCGCCTTCCCGGTGCTCGCGCGCATCCTCACCGAGCTCAAGCTCCTCACCACCGACCTCGGCCGCGTGGCCATGTCGGCCGCGGCCGTCGACGACGTCACGGCCTGGATCCTGCTCGCGCTCGCCATCGCGCTGTCCGGGAACGGGTCGCCCATCATCTCGCTCTGGGTGCTCCTCACCGCCGTCGGCTTCGTCGCCGCCGTGTTCGTGCTCCTCCGCCCGCTGCTCGCGTGGATGGCGCGGCGGTCCCCCGAGGGTGAGCCAGTCAAGGAGGTGTACGTCGTCGCCACGCTCGCCCTCGTCCTCGCCGCCGGCTTCGTCACCGACGTCATCGGCATCCACGCCCTGTTCGGCGCGTTCATGGTCGGCATCGTCGTCCCCAAGGACGGGCAGTTCGCCGGCGTGCTCATCGAGAAGGTAGAGGAGCTCATCTCCGGCCTCTTCCTCCCGCTTTACTTCGTCTCCAGTGGGCTCAAGACCAACGTGGCCACCATCCGGGGAGCCAAGTCGTGGGGCCTCCTCGTGCTCGTCATCCTCAACGCCTGCGTCGGCAAGATCGGCGGCGCCGTCGGCACGTGCCTCCTCGTCAAGATCCCATTCCGGGAGGCCATCACAATCGGCTTCCTCATGAACACCAAGGGGCTCGTCGAGCTCGTCGTGCTCAACATCGGCAGGGACCGCaaggtgctcaacgacgaggccttCGCCATCATGGTGCTCATGGCTTTGTTTACAACTTTCATCACCACGCCGATCGTCATGGCCGTCTACAAGCCGGCGCGCCCGTCGGCGTCGGTCCCGTACAAGCGGCGCACCGTCGGCGGGGGCGACGAGGACGGCGACCTGCGCGTGCTCGCCTGCTTCCACGGCTACCGCAACATCCCGACGCTGCTCAACCTCGTCGAGCTCTCACGGGGCACGCGCCGCCGCCTCGTCGTGTACGCCATGCACCTCGTCGAGCTCTCCGAGCGTTCGTCGGCCATTTCCATGGTGCACCGCACGCGCCGCAACGCCTTGCCCTTCTTCAGCAACGCGTCGTCGTCGGAGACAACGACGGAGGTGGCGTTCGAGGCGTTCCAGCAGCTGAGCACCGTGAGGGTGCGGCCCATGACGGCCATCTCGGTCATGGACACCATCCACAGGGACATCATCGACAGCGCCGCCTCCAAGCGCGCCGCCGTGGTCATTGTGCCGTACCACAAGACGCTCCAGGCCGACGGCTCCTTCCACTCGCTCGGCTCCGCCTACCACGCCGTCAACAAGCGCGTGCTTCGGGAGGCGCCGTGCTCCGTCGCCATCCTCGTCGACCGCGGCCTCGGCGGTCACTCCCAGGTCGCCGCCCAGAACGTGGCCTTCACGGTCGCCGTCCTCTTCTTCGGCGGGCCGGACGACCGGGAGGCGCTGGCCTACGCGACGCGCATGGCGGAGCACCCCGGCGTCGCAGTCACCATGTCGCGTTTCCAGCCCAGCCGTGCTTTTCCCGAGGACGGCGAGGACGCCGCCGACGAAGCGGCGGTGGAGGCGTTCAAGGCCAGGGTCGCCGCCGCGGCGGACGACGGGTCCGTGCGGTTCGAGGAGCGGGAGGCGCGCaccaaggaggaggtggtggaggccatCGCCACGCTGTCCAAGTGCAACGTGTTCGTGGTGGGGCGGATACCGCCGACGGCGCCGCTGGTGGAGAACACCGACGAGCTGGGCCCAGTGGGGAGCTACCTCGCGTCGCCGGAGTTCAAGACGTCGGCGTCGGTGCTGGTCATCAAGAGGTACGACCCGGCGACCAACCCCAAGAGCATGAGGTTCGACCCCAAGGCGAGGCCGCCGGTCGCGACCGATGTAGATGACGAGGAGATGGGCGGCGCCGGCGCCACGGTGGTGCCCGTGCCATGGTCGCCGTCGCCGAACGAACTGGCGTGAGAGCCGATGGATCGATCGCCGTCCGGAGCCGGTACGTGTCTGAGACCGAAGACACCTACACAACATGTACAGAGAAGTGGGGCCGTTTCTTTCTGAATAAAGCTGCAGGTATGAGCTAGTATATCGCCTTAGTAGTAGTACGTTGCACAAAGTATACGTACAATACATAGTATTACTAGCTAGTTTAGTGCTGCTTCAAGTATTGCGAGTGTATATGTTTTCCATGTTTAGTTCCTCACAATTGTGCAAATGGAGAAATGTGTTGCCAATTTAATTGCCATACTTGAAcaacttttgcaaaaaaaaaaatcatcatTGTTTTTCGCATTCAAATATTTTTctcttttactccctccgtttcaaaatacttGTCGTTGTATGAAAAGTATTTTGAAACATAGGGAGTACATGATTATTGCTCTTCTTTCTAAAAGATTAGAGGGTTATTAGCTTTTCTGGAAAGAAGTTTTCGCAAATTGGGGACAATTAAGAAAAGGCATATAAAGATAGCCAATATTTCGTGCATTCTCATAATATATCAGTGTACATTCTCATATAAGAACGTTTGGACAACTATCGGTTAGGGAAGCGTCATGTATGATGCAAACATGCGTACAATCTTGCACTTCTACACGCAGATAATTTAACTTTTCGTATACCAAATCACTACGAAGGTAGGCTGTTGTGGGTAGATGATGTGTGGAGTCCCTCTCCCAGCCCAATATATCAGTGCACTTATTGCTCCCGCTTGCTGGTTAGAATAACCAATTCTCCATCAATTATTTCGTTGTCTTCTGGTTTCAGCTTACAAGTTCAAAGTCAGACCTAGTACTAGGAGACAAGTAAACAAACAAA comes from Triticum aestivum cultivar Chinese Spring chromosome 5B, IWGSC CS RefSeq v2.1, whole genome shotgun sequence and encodes:
- the LOC123115539 gene encoding cation/H(+) antiporter 19-like; the encoded protein is MQGGILLGPSALGRSTTFLDAVFPARSMVVLDTLANLGLLFFLFLVGLELDLNAIRRTGKKALTISLSGIAVPFAIGIGTSFAFRATLPGLQDTPKAPFLVFMGVALSITAFPVLARILTELKLLTTDLGRVAMSAAAVDDVTAWILLALAIALSGNGSPIISLWVLLTAVGFVAAVFVLLRPLLAWMARRSPEGEPVKEVYVVATLALVLAAGFVTDVIGIHALFGAFMVGIVVPKDGQFAGVLIEKVEELISGLFLPLYFVSSGLKTNVATIRGAKSWGLLVLVILNACVGKIGGAVGTCLLVKIPFREAITIGFLMNTKGLVELVVLNIGRDRKVLNDEAFAIMVLMALFTTFITTPIVMAVYKPARPSASVPYKRRTVGGGDEDGDLRVLACFHGYRNIPTLLNLVELSRGTRRRLVVYAMHLVELSERSSAISMVHRTRRNALPFFSNASSSETTTEVAFEAFQQLSTVRVRPMTAISVMDTIHRDIIDSAASKRAAVVIVPYHKTLQADGSFHSLGSAYHAVNKRVLREAPCSVAILVDRGLGGHSQVAAQNVAFTVAVLFFGGPDDREALAYATRMAEHPGVAVTMSRFQPSRAFPEDGEDAADEAAVEAFKARVAAAADDGSVRFEEREARTKEEVVEAIATLSKCNVFVVGRIPPTAPLVENTDELGPVGSYLASPEFKTSASVLVIKRYDPATNPKSMRFDPKARPPVATDVDDEEMGGAGATVVPVPWSPSPNELA